The proteins below are encoded in one region of Mya arenaria isolate MELC-2E11 chromosome 15, ASM2691426v1:
- the LOC128220334 gene encoding uncharacterized protein LOC128220334 isoform X1: MPITFLLTMVEMGDEDAIPVPTGNFVEGFGRGRVVRASKGERPEGAIRLTRDEVMKYQDARIRSWEPQSDVWFHKYGFSFSLISASASGYLIMAYLRRKFCLGASHGRIASFAPVMVLPAVGAVMMSDVQRRTLLSVPNCETCVKVRSGVYQTVCSMLYPTLLSPILCVYFSRKFMTYATPGANFQPNMLYALKTTPSKYVNIFLLMCVLQFSLGYTLTDKQAVEVDVITEKEAHRAAVNILDHLDEDL; encoded by the exons ATGCCAATCACATTTTTACTG acTATGGTTGAGATGGGTGATGAGGATGCAATACCTGTACCAACAGGGAACTTTGTTGAAGGATTTGGGCGGGGAAGAGTGGTGCGCGCCAGCAAGGGGGAGAGACCTGAGGGAGCTATAAGGCTAACTCGAGATGAAGTAATGAAATATCAGGATGCCAGAATTAGATCTTGGGAACCACAATCAGATGT GTGGTTTCACAAGTATggcttttcattttcattgatatCTGCAAGTGCATCCGGATACTTGATCATGGCATACTTAAGACGGAAGTTCTGTTTGGGAGCGTCACATGGCAGGATTGCTAGCTTTGCTCCTGTGATGGTTCTGCCAGCAGTGGGAGCTGTCATGATGAGTGATGTACAAAGGCGAACACTTTTATCAGTGCCCAACTGTGAAACATGTGTTAAAGTTCGATCAGGAGTTTACCAAACAGTGTGCTCAATGTTATATCCAACCTTGTTGTCACCGATCTTGTGTGTGTATTTCTCCCGGAAATTTATGACTTATGCCACTCCAGGGGCAAATTTTCAGCCCAATATGTTATATGCCTTGAAGACAACACCAAgtaaatatgttaacatttttttgttgatGTGTGTGCTTCAGTTTTCCTTAGGATATACTCTGACTGATAAACAAGCTGTTGAGGTTGATGTTATAACGGAGAAAGAGGCCCATAGGGCAGCTGTGAACATTCTTGATCATCTAGACGAGGATCTTTGA
- the LOC128220334 gene encoding uncharacterized protein LOC128220334 isoform X2: MVEMGDEDAIPVPTGNFVEGFGRGRVVRASKGERPEGAIRLTRDEVMKYQDARIRSWEPQSDVWFHKYGFSFSLISASASGYLIMAYLRRKFCLGASHGRIASFAPVMVLPAVGAVMMSDVQRRTLLSVPNCETCVKVRSGVYQTVCSMLYPTLLSPILCVYFSRKFMTYATPGANFQPNMLYALKTTPSKYVNIFLLMCVLQFSLGYTLTDKQAVEVDVITEKEAHRAAVNILDHLDEDL; encoded by the exons ATGGTTGAGATGGGTGATGAGGATGCAATACCTGTACCAACAGGGAACTTTGTTGAAGGATTTGGGCGGGGAAGAGTGGTGCGCGCCAGCAAGGGGGAGAGACCTGAGGGAGCTATAAGGCTAACTCGAGATGAAGTAATGAAATATCAGGATGCCAGAATTAGATCTTGGGAACCACAATCAGATGT GTGGTTTCACAAGTATggcttttcattttcattgatatCTGCAAGTGCATCCGGATACTTGATCATGGCATACTTAAGACGGAAGTTCTGTTTGGGAGCGTCACATGGCAGGATTGCTAGCTTTGCTCCTGTGATGGTTCTGCCAGCAGTGGGAGCTGTCATGATGAGTGATGTACAAAGGCGAACACTTTTATCAGTGCCCAACTGTGAAACATGTGTTAAAGTTCGATCAGGAGTTTACCAAACAGTGTGCTCAATGTTATATCCAACCTTGTTGTCACCGATCTTGTGTGTGTATTTCTCCCGGAAATTTATGACTTATGCCACTCCAGGGGCAAATTTTCAGCCCAATATGTTATATGCCTTGAAGACAACACCAAgtaaatatgttaacatttttttgttgatGTGTGTGCTTCAGTTTTCCTTAGGATATACTCTGACTGATAAACAAGCTGTTGAGGTTGATGTTATAACGGAGAAAGAGGCCCATAGGGCAGCTGTGAACATTCTTGATCATCTAGACGAGGATCTTTGA